A part of Capsicum annuum cultivar UCD-10X-F1 chromosome 6, UCD10Xv1.1, whole genome shotgun sequence genomic DNA contains:
- the LOC107874470 gene encoding actin-depolymerizing factor-like, translating to MKLPILAAPIPGKPLILYIAAQERLVRALLANENSEGKEKYPYYRSRMMTSNELKYSPIEKLCLELAFSIQKMKHYFQAHAVLLVSKIQVYKYKDTCCVNHRYIVFKIDGQQVVVEQVGGNQETHEDLANNLPPNECRYAIFDYDFTTNDNVQKSKIFFIVWSPETGRVRSKMLYASSKDRFRREFKGVQVDLQVTNLSEMSLDTFIAIAL from the exons ATGAAGCTACCAATTCTTGCGGCACCTATACCTGGGAAGCCgttgatactctacatcgcggCACAAGAGAGATTAGTTAGAGCACTACTGGCTAATGAAAatagtgaaggaaaagaaaaatatccTTACTATCGGAGTAGAATGATGACAtcaaatgagctaaagtattctccaatcgAAAAATTGTGTTTGGAattggccttctcaattcaaaagatgaaacactactttcaagctcatgctGTCCTTCTTGTGTCTAAG atacaagtttataaGTACAAAGATACATGTTGTGTTAACCATAGATATATAGTGTTCAAGATTGATGGTCAGCAAGTTGTTGTTGAGCAGGTTGGTGGAAATCAAGAGACACATGAAGATCTTGCTAACAACTTGCCTCCCAATGAATGCCGCTATGCTATTTTTGACTATGATTTCACTACTAATGACAATGTCCAGAAGAGCAAGATCTTCTTCATTGTTTG GTCACCAGAAACAGGAAGGGTAAGAAGCAAGATGTTGTATGCAAGCTCCAAAGACAGATTCAGGAGGGAATTCAAAGGTGTGCAGGTTGACTTGCAGGTTACTAATCTAAGTGAAATGAGCTTAGATACCTTCATTGCCATAGCTCTCTAA